One part of the Equus asinus isolate D_3611 breed Donkey chromosome 6, EquAss-T2T_v2, whole genome shotgun sequence genome encodes these proteins:
- the PSD4 gene encoding PH and SEC7 domain-containing protein 4, translating to MGDDRLSEHPEPVEFLNIYLGDNLQPHPGVHLRETCGRPDPPKPCGEQICASDPPDSVRQEAPPRGSSTEATHLGSGSSQGDLRQSQSTSTQVVFWAGILQAQMCVLDLEEELEKTEGLRAELRCCLPPASTDLPTFSSSPVGPRDLGLRPGPPVEEALGEDSSGPEGENQNLVWPGKGTPDSSPEWGAEEESVFFDNPLFLDSPCSDASASEERFSWGFPDFPADVRTGTQSPQTLEPLVPGGGVPWELEGEPGLGDGTSDSSGHTTPPFPVPIYRPHSLSWAAGDAADGAPAVPPGQGENESFLGDSLGPTPSTASCADKALTWEIGQVGSDPRPATPPVQPWALPSPESSHPEACPSWPQVPLTSQHRGDRDAERPQEPAPCTLAPGSWGSPAYSPEPGSPEPESRGRSPRPSAVSSQEGSPQLQGHRSGSISPKWTLDASRPSLLETDGAEPSSLEKEEAGEAPNPGKEVKSEGPARTAEAVAIQPDVRLTSAEGLPESPMLHVQSPEEGQRPQAGDKLANGIRTDKVAWNLASRLYHLEGFRKSEVAAYLQKNNDFSRAVAEEYLSFFQFGGQSLDRALRGFLQALVLSGETQERERILYQFSRRFHHCNPRVFPSVDSVHTLTCAIMLLNTDLHGQNIGKSMSCQEFITNLNGLRDGGNFPKELLKALYWSIRSEKLEWAVDEEDAAIPEKARPSPPTSKLSNPFLQLAQDPTVPTYKQGILARKMHHDADGKKTPWGKRGWKMFHTLLRGMVLYFLKGEDHGSEGESLVGQMVDEPVGVHHSLATPATHYTKKPHVFQLRTADWRLYLFQAPTAKEMSSWIALINLAAATHSAPPFPAAVGSQRRFVRPILPVGPAQSSLEEQHRSHENCLDAASDDLLDLQRNLPERRGRGRELEDYRLRKEYLEYEKTRYETYVQLLVARLRCPSDDLDLWEEQLGKEAGGTLEPKPSLKKSHSSPSLHQDEAPTTAKVKRNISERRTYRKIIPKRNRNLP from the exons ATGGGTGACGACAGACTCTCTGAACACCCCGAACCCGTGGAATTTCTCAACATCTATTTGGGAGACAACCTGCAGCCCCACCCAGGAGTGCACCTGAGGGAAACATGTGGCCGTCCTGACCCTCCGAAACCTTGTGGAGAACAGATCTGCGCCTCTGACCCTCCTGATTCCGTGAGGCAAGAAGCTCCTCCCAGGGGCTCCAGCACAGAAGCCACGCACCTGGGGAGCGGCTCTTCCCAGGGGGACTTAAGGCAGAGCCAGAGCACGTCCACTCAGGTGGTGTTCTGGGCGGGCATCCTGCAGGCCCAGATGTGCGTCCTggacctggaggaggagctggagaagaCGGAGGGGCTCAGGGCCGAGCTGAGATGCTGCCTCCCCCCGGCCTCTACAGACCTACCCACTTTCTCCTCCAGCCCTGTGGGCCCTCGGGACTTGGGCCTCCGCCCCGGCCCACCCGTGGAAGAGGCTTTGGGGGAAGACAGCAGCGGGCCTGAGGGGGAGAACCAGAACCTCGTGTGGCCGGGGAAGGGAACCCCAGATTCTTCCCCAGAGTGGGGTGCCGAGGAGGAGAGCGTGTTCTTCGACAATCCCCTCTTCCTGGACAGCCCTTGCTCAGACGCCAGTGCTTCCGAAGAGCGCTTTTCCTGGGGGTTCCCAGACTTCCCAGCAGACGTGAGGACTGGGACCCAGAGCCCACAGACCCTGGAGCCTCTAGTCCCAGGAGGCGGGGTGCCATGGGAGCTGGAAGGGGAGCCAGGTTTAGGGGACGGCACATCTGATTCCAGCGGGCACACCACCCCTCCATTCCCTGTGCCCATCTACAGACCGCACTCCCTCTCCTGGGCTGCAGGGGATGCCGCTGATGGGGCTCCGGCAGTACCTCCTGGGCAGGGGGAGAATGAG TCCTTTCTGGGAGACAGTCTTGGCCCTACCCCATCTACAGCATCCTGTGCGGACAAAGCATTGACCTGGGAAATAGGACAAGTCGGATCTGACCCTAGGCCTGCCACACCtcctgtgcaaccttgg GCCCTGCCTAGCCCTGAGAGCTCACATCCAGAAGCGTGTCCTTCATGGCCCCAGGTGCCTCTTACCTCCCAGCACAGAG GTGACAGGGATGCTGAGCGTCCCCAGGAGCCTGCTCCCTGCACCTTGGCCCCTGGCTCCTGGGGGAGCCCAGCCTATTCACCAGAGCCTGGCAGCCCCGAGCCTGAGAGCAGAGGCCGCAGCCCCAGGCCCAGCGCCGTGTCCTCTCAGGAAGGCAGCCCACAGCTCCAGGGCCACCGCTCGGGCAGCATCTCTCCCAAGTGGACCCTAGATGCTTCCCGCCCTTCACTCTTGGAGACAGATGGGGCAGAGCCAAGTTCCttggagaaagaggaggcaggagaggcccCAAACCCAGGGAAGGAAGTAAAGAGCGAAGGCCCAGCCAGGACCGCAGAGGCTGTAGCCATCCAGCCTGACGTTCGCTTGACTTCTGCGGAAGG GCTTCCTGAGAGCCCCATGCTCCACGTGCAATCCCCAGAGGAAGGCCAAAGGCCACAGGCTGGAGACAAGCTGGCTAATGGCATCAGGACCGACAAGGTGGCCTGGAACTTGGCCTCTCGCCTCTATCATCTGGAGGGTTTCCGGAAGTCTGAAGTGGCTGCCTACCTGCAGAAGAA CAACGACTTCAGCAGGGCTGTGGCTGAAGAGTACTTGTCCTTCTTCCAGTTTGGAGGCCAGAGCCTGGACCGTGCCCTCCG GGGCTTCCTCCAGGCGCTGGTGCTCAGTGGAGAGACTCAGGAGCGGGAGCGAATCCTCTACCAGTTCTCCAGACGCTTCCATCACTGCAATCCCAGGGTCTTCCCCTCAGTAG ATTCTGTACACACCTTGACCTGTGCCATCATGCTCCTTAACACGGACCTGCACGGACAG AACATTGGGAAGAGCATGAGCTGCCAGGAATTCATAACCAACCTGAACGGCCTGCGGGACGGCGGGAACTTCCCCAAGGAGCTGCTGAAG GCCCTCTACTGGTCTATCCGAAGTGAGAAGCTCGAGTGGGCTGT GGACGAAGAAGACGCAGCCATTCCCGAGAAGGCACGGCCGTCTCCCCCAACCAGCAAGTTGAGCAACCCCTTCCTCCAGCTGGCCCAGGACCCCACGGTGCCCACTTACAAGCAGGGCATCCTGGCTCGGAAGATGCATCACGATGCGGATGGCAAGAAGA CGCCATGGGGCAAGCGCGGCTGGAAGATGTTCCACACTTTGCTGCGAGGGATGGTCCTTTACTTCCTGAAG GGAGAGGACCATGGTTCTGAGGGGGAGAGTTTGGTGGGGCAGATGGTGGACGAGCCCGTGGGGGTGCACCACTCGTTGGCCACCCCAGCTACCCATTACACCAAGAAGCCGCACGTCTTCCAGCTGCGGACTGCTGACTGGCGCCTCTACCTCTTCCAGGCACC CACTGCCAAGGAGATGAGTTCCTGGATTGCGCTCATCAATCTGGCTGCCGCCACGCACTCGGCGCCGCCCTTCCCCGCCGCGGTGGGCTCCCAGCGCAGATTCGTGCGGCCCATCCTGCCCGTGGGCCCCGCCCAGAGCTCCCTG GAGGAGCAGCATCGATCCCACGAGAACTGCCTGGACGCTGCCTCCGACGACCTGCTGGATCTGCAGAGGAACTTACCGGAGCGGCGGGGCCGAGGCCGTGAGCTGGAAGACTACCGCTTGCGGAAGGAGTACCTGGAGTACGAG AAAACCCGCTATGAGACATACGTGCAGCTGCTGGTGGCCCGTCTGCGCTGCCCCTCAGATGACCTGGAcctgtgggaggagcagctggggaAGGAAGCTGGAGGCACCCTGGAGCCCAAGCCCAGCCTGAAGAAGTCCCACTCGAGCCCATCCCTGCACCAGGACGAGGCCCCCACCACGGCCAAGGTGAAGCGAAACATCTCAGAGCGCAGAACCTACCGGAAGATCATCCCCAAGCGCAACCGCAATCTGCCCTGA